The DNA segment CTCGCGTATCATGCTACTGACCATTTTTTGTCCCCTCCCATGAAGATCAAATATCCCCGCTTCTTGCGCAGACAATTTTAAATGTTAACCCCACGACCGTCATCATATTAAGTTGCGATTATTGTTATTTTTTTCACATTATATACCCCGCTAACGTTTTTTCTTTTCAATATTAATTAGAGCAATTTCCGTGCCAAATGTTATTAGAACCGGCGATGCAGGAAAATCAAGGCTTTTCACCCCAATATCCAATCTCTCCGGGGAAAAACGTGAGAATAATGTTACAATCGCGTGAGAAACAAAAATGCTCCGATTACGCCATCGGAGCATTCACGCGTATGAAACTACAACAAAATTCAAACGCTGTTTCTAAGTCTTTTCAGTTTATAAGCCACATGATAATATTCAATAGCGTAACCCATACTCTGCAGCTTTGTGGCAATTTTCCGCGCGCCGAAGCCTTTCTCCGCCAGTTCCTGAATCATACCGTCAACCTGAGAGGCTTTTACGGGTTCTTCGTCGATTATCGTCACCGGAATATTTTGGGGGTGTACCACGACACTGATCTCGCTTAGCTGGCGGGAAAGTTTGTTCACTAGCGGGGCCGCCGCATCGATGCTTGCATTTATCACATCGCGGAACTGGCGAACGTTACGCTCATAGTGAGCATTCAATATAATTTCCTTTGACTGTTCTGTAAAGCGGACGTTAAGGATGAGATTCTGGCGGATGCGCACCCGCTCACAATACTGCATCACGAAGTGGTCAAACAGCGCCTGCTTTTCTCCCAGACTTCGCTTCGCCAGAGGCGGAAGCTCGATCTGGTATTGGGCAAGTCTCTGATACAGTTCCGGAACAAACTCTTTTTTCAGATTTTTACTGGACGCGGCAATCACGATCAGCTCAACCTCACGGTCTTTGCGCCCGCCGATCCTCCGGACCATACCCGATTCGATAAGCTTCAGCAACATGGTCTGGTGCTGAACGAGAGAATGGGCCTCGTCCAGGAACAAGACTCCTCCATTCGCCAATTCGACCAGGCCGGGCTTTTCGGCCGCGCCGGTAAAAGCCCCCTTGTCGGTTCCGAAGATTTCCATAGCGGCGATGTCGGCGTTCGTGAACTGCCCGCAGTTTACCTCGATAAACGGCGCGTTCGGCCTGACGATGCCGTTTTTCACGGCGAAATAATACATAGCTTTCGCCAGCATCGTTTTGCCTGTTCCCGTCTCACCCGTTATCACCGAGTGCCTGGGCCCGCCGATGGCGGCGATACACCGCTGCGCCTTCTCCAGGACACCTTCCAGGCTATCACCTTTGCCGACGAAGTTTTCGAATACATCCTCCACCTGGCTGAAGGCCAGTTCCATTTCCAGGGTCTCCAATTGCCGCGAGAGCTCTTCGATTTCTGTTATATCCCGGAAGGTTGCCACACCGCCGGCGAAATTTCCGGCGGAGAACAGCGGAAACGCATTAACTATAAAAGTGCGTCCGTCGTCGTGGACAGTTTTAAAATCCCTGACCGGCCCTTTGCTCTTCAAGACTTGGAGAAGAACAGCCCGCGGGTAATACTCGGTTATGTGTTTGCCGATCATGCCCTCCTGGTCGGCATGCGCGTAGATGGCGGAGCTTTTATTCGCATAGATGATGTTCCCGTTTATATCTATTACGTTTACACCTTCACGCTGGGTATCCAGAATCATTTGATATAATTGTTCCCGATCCGTAAATGTACCCTGCAAAATAACCACCCCCAAAGCATACCGGAAAATCCGGCAGAGCTGGCATGGACGGATTTATGTCTACATTTAAATCATATCTCCTAAATCACTATACTACAACACACGTTTTTTGCTGATATGGTTATCCGCCAATCAAATACCAAGGACTAATCGTAACGATTAGCCCTTGGTATTGCTCATTCGTAAAGCTTAAGTTCGCCGGCATCGGTGAAGGGAAGAGCGCCGACAGGCGTGGCTGGCAGGTGGCCGAGCTCCGCCTTCAGTGCCGCCGACACATAGAGCGTCTCCAGTTCCAGAGTGTTCTTTATAACACACACCCGGGCCATCGCCGACGGTACAGGTCCGATTGCGCGAAGGGCGGCGGATATCGCATCCTGATCCCTTTCGAGGAATATAGGAATTTTGCCCCTTTCGAGGTAGGAGGTGGATAGGACGTTTGTATACATCGCGGCATGGTCAATCTTATCTACCAAGCGGCGGGTAGTGAGGTCGGCCAGACCGATACCAAGGGCGTTGCCGTAAGATTTATCGCTCAGATCGAGTACCACCACCCGTTTTATCCGGGGACTTTCTGGTTCCAGCTCGCCCTCTACCCGCATCCTGCCCAAGACGTTCGTGTCCATCCCGGTGCCGCTGAAGTTCTTACCCATTTCTTTCACGATCAGAACATCGATATCTTCCACAGGCAGCCTGGCCATCATCCTCCTTGCCTCGGCAAGCAGGTCGGGCTCCTCGGTGAGGAATTCATCAGGCAAGAGCAGCCGCAGCATGGCCGTTTGCTCGTGAC comes from the Sporomusaceae bacterium genome and includes:
- a CDS encoding sigma 54-interacting transcriptional regulator, giving the protein MVILQGTFTDREQLYQMILDTQREGVNVIDINGNIIYANKSSAIYAHADQEGMIGKHITEYYPRAVLLQVLKSKGPVRDFKTVHDDGRTFIVNAFPLFSAGNFAGGVATFRDITEIEELSRQLETLEMELAFSQVEDVFENFVGKGDSLEGVLEKAQRCIAAIGGPRHSVITGETGTGKTMLAKAMYYFAVKNGIVRPNAPFIEVNCGQFTNADIAAMEIFGTDKGAFTGAAEKPGLVELANGGVLFLDEAHSLVQHQTMLLKLIESGMVRRIGGRKDREVELIVIAASSKNLKKEFVPELYQRLAQYQIELPPLAKRSLGEKQALFDHFVMQYCERVRIRQNLILNVRFTEQSKEIILNAHYERNVRQFRDVINASIDAAAPLVNKLSRQLSEISVVVHPQNIPVTIIDEEPVKASQVDGMIQELAEKGFGARKIATKLQSMGYAIEYYHVAYKLKRLRNSV